From Oceanidesulfovibrio indonesiensis:
GGATTAGGAGTAGGGACCTTAGCTGAATTCACCCCGCTGGCGCGCCACCAGCGGCAGGATGGGGTAGAGCGCCACGGCCTGCTGGTGCGGGTTGAAGATCTCAACCGCCCATTCCACCACGCCGGTTGGTTTTTCATCCGCGGTGCGCTGTGTGGTCAGCGTTTGCCGTTTGCAGGGCACGCGTACCGGAATGGTGTCGCCCGGCTTGACCGGCTCGATAAAGCGCAGGTTTTCCATGCCGTAGTTGGCAATCACAGGCCCGACACCCGCATCGACGAACAGCCCCGCCGCGGCGGAGACCAGGAAGTAGCCGTGCACCACCCGTTCGCCAAAGATCGACT
This genomic window contains:
- a CDS encoding MaoC/PaaZ C-terminal domain-containing protein, producing PTMLTAIGKQWVRGAAVQDDRVHPFRKYFEELQPGDSLLTPRRTLTEADIVNFACLSGDHFYAHMDKIGAAESIFGERVVHGYFLVSAAAGLFVDAGVGPVIANYGMENLRFIEPVKPGDTIPVRVPCKRQTLTTQRTADEKPTGVVEWAVEIFNPHQQAVALYPILPLVARQRGEFS